A region of Chitinophaga horti DNA encodes the following proteins:
- a CDS encoding phosphohydrolase yields the protein MTLQKAIEIAISAHAQQTDKYGAPYILHVMRVANMGNTEEEKIGGALHDVVEDTPWTFEQLAAEGFSTTIIEALRCVTKLSDDEDYDHFIDRILPNRLACAIKLNDLTDNMDVRRIPEMKEKDVARFNKYIKAYRRVSKALI from the coding sequence ATGACACTCCAGAAAGCAATAGAAATCGCTATTTCCGCTCATGCACAGCAAACCGATAAGTATGGCGCCCCTTACATCCTGCACGTGATGCGCGTAGCCAATATGGGTAATACTGAGGAAGAGAAGATCGGTGGTGCCCTACATGATGTCGTAGAAGATACCCCCTGGACATTTGAGCAACTGGCCGCCGAAGGATTCAGCACCACGATTATTGAGGCGCTGCGTTGTGTAACAAAACTATCCGATGACGAAGATTACGATCACTTCATCGATCGCATCCTGCCTAACCGCCTTGCCTGTGCGATTAAGCTCAATGACCTTACCGATAATATGGATGTAAGACGTATACCGGAGATGAAGGAAAAGGACGTGGCGCGTTTTAATAAGTATATCAAAGCATACCGGCGCGTGAGTAAGGCCCTAATATAG